A single genomic interval of Nocardioides palaemonis harbors:
- a CDS encoding flavin reductase family protein, translating into MSEHFYRPADGHRLRHDPFNSIVAPRPIGWIATLDAHGRRNLAPYSFFNALNYVPPLVGFSSIGWKGTVANAEATGEFTWNLATRSLAEQMNATSTDEDVDEFEAAGLEAVASVEVDAPRVAAAPVTFECRVTQIIELQTATGEASGSWFTVGEVVGVHIDEDLLVDGVYDTVRAQPILRAGGPTAYFGIDTGNRFDMRRPQ; encoded by the coding sequence GTGAGCGAACACTTCTACCGCCCTGCGGACGGCCACCGGCTGCGACACGACCCCTTCAACTCGATCGTCGCCCCGCGCCCGATCGGCTGGATCGCGACGCTCGATGCGCACGGCCGTCGCAACCTGGCGCCGTACAGCTTCTTCAACGCCCTGAACTACGTCCCGCCACTGGTGGGGTTCAGCAGCATCGGCTGGAAGGGGACGGTGGCCAACGCGGAGGCGACGGGCGAGTTCACCTGGAACCTCGCCACCCGCTCGCTGGCCGAGCAGATGAACGCGACGTCCACCGATGAGGACGTCGACGAGTTCGAGGCGGCCGGGCTCGAGGCCGTCGCCTCGGTCGAGGTCGATGCGCCTCGCGTTGCCGCGGCGCCGGTGACCTTCGAGTGCCGGGTCACCCAGATCATCGAGCTGCAGACCGCGACGGGCGAGGCCAGCGGCTCGTGGTTCACGGTCGGTGAGGTGGTCGGCGTGCACATCGACGAGGACCTGCTGGTCGACGGTGTCTACGACACCGTCCGGGCGCAGCCGATCCTGCGGGCGGGCGGACCGACGGCCTACTTCGGGATCGACACCGGCAACCGGTTCGACATGCGCCGCCCGCAGTGA
- a CDS encoding universal stress protein: MTTIVVGWSPDEFGEAALRRAVEEARLREGRVVVVNATRGDALVDERYADENQLDRLTAGLADSGLEVDVRRSMGADVGDQVLAVAGEVGADLVVIGLRRRSPVGKLLMGSVAQRILLGADCAVLAVKPPA, from the coding sequence CGTGGTGGGCTGGAGCCCGGACGAGTTCGGCGAGGCCGCGCTGCGGCGTGCGGTCGAGGAGGCGCGGCTGCGCGAGGGGCGGGTCGTGGTGGTCAACGCCACGCGCGGCGACGCCCTGGTCGACGAGCGCTACGCCGACGAGAACCAGCTCGACCGGCTGACCGCCGGACTCGCGGACAGCGGCCTGGAGGTCGACGTACGCCGCTCGATGGGCGCCGACGTCGGCGACCAGGTGCTGGCGGTGGCGGGCGAGGTCGGCGCCGACCTCGTCGTCATCGGCCTGCGGCGCCGCTCCCCCGTCGGCAAGCTGCTGATGGGCAGCGTCGCGCAGCGCATCCTGCTCGGCGCCGACTGCGCGGTGCTGGCGGTGAAGCCGCCCGCCTGA